ATGAAACAGCTGTAGCAGTTGTTAAAAATGGAACGGAAATAGTAGCAAATGTTGTTGCGTCACAAATTGAAAGTCATAAACGTTTTGGCGGAGTTGTACCAGAAATCGCATCTCGTCATCATGTAGAACAAATTACAGTTGTGTTAGAAGAAGCTTTAAAAGAAGCGAATATAACTTTTGAAGATATTGATGCAATTGCAGTAACGGAAGGACCAGGGTTAGTAGGTGCTCTTTTAATAGGAGTAAATGCAGCGAAAGCGATCGCCTTTGCTCATGATATTCCTCTTGTAGGTGTTCATCATATCGCAGGTCACATTTATGCGAATCGTTTAGTAAAAGAACTGCAATTCCCATTGTTATCACTTGTTGTATCTGGTGGACATACAGAGCTTGTCTATATGAAGAAGCATGGGTCGTTTGAAGTGATTGGTGAAACGAGAGATGATGCAGCGGGAGAAGCGTATGATAAAGTAGCTCGTACATTATCTATGCCTTATCCAGGTGGACCTCATATTGATCGTCTTGCACATGAGGGACAGCCGACGATTGATTTACCACGTGCATGGCTAGAACCAGATTCATATGATTTTAGCTTTAGTGGATTAAAATCTGCAGTTATTAACACTGTGCATAATGCCAAACAACGCGGTATAGAAATTCCACCGGAAGATTTAGCAGCTAGCTTCCAAGAAAGTGTAATAGATGTACTCGTAACGAAGGCGTCTCGTGCGGCAGAAGCTTATCATGTAAAGCAATTGCTTCTTGCTGGGGGTGTGGCAGCAAATAAAGGACTTCGTGCACGTTTGGAAACGGAATTTGCAAAAAAAGAAAATATAGAACTAATTATCCCGCCGCTATCTTTATGCACAGATAATGCAGCAATGATTGCGGCGGCAGGTACAATCGCATATGAACAAGGAAAACGCGCGACATTAGCTTTAAATGCGAATCCAGGATTAGATCTCGAAGCATAGTTATACACAAAATTAACCACAACTTGTGGATAAAACCCACATTATCTGTTGATAATGTGGGTTTTATTGTGAATATAAAATGTGGACAACTTTTTGTTGTTTTGTTGATACTGTGGAAAAGTTATTTTTACCTTTATAGTATAATGGTGGATATGTGTATAACATTGTGGAAAAACGGATGGAAGTCAGACCTTTAAAGGGGCATTTTTTTGGGAAATAAAAAACAAGGCAACTTTAATTGTTAAAGCTACCTTGTTTGTATTCAAGTATTTCTATTTTATGGGGTAATAAGAGCTTTTCAACATTTATATGTGTAATTCTTCCCACTCCGCCATATCGCTTTCTAGTTGTTCTTGAAGCATCTGTTTTCTAGTTGTAATCTCGCTAGCTTTTTCGTAATCCGCATATACCTCAGGTAGACAAAGTTGATCCTCTAGCGTAGCGATTTCATCTTCTAAGTTTGCAATATTTTGCTCTAACTCTTCTATTTTTCTAGTACGTTGACGTTCTAATTTTTTGCGTTCTTTTTCTTCAAGATAATTTAATTTTTCTTGAGCTACAGTCTTTTGAACAGGTGCCTGATTTTCTTGCTGTTCAAATTCCGCACGTTCAATCATTTCGTTTTTCTTTTCAACATAGTAATCATAATCACCTAAGTATTCTTGTGCACCGTCTGTTGATAACTCAACAACTGTAGTTGTTACACGGTTAATAAAGTAGCGATCATGCGAGACAAATAAAAGGGTTCCTGGGTAATCGATTAAAGCATTCTCTAAAATTTCTTTACTATTTAAATCTAGATGGTTCGTCGGCTCATCTAGAATCAATAAATTAGATTTTTGCATCATTAGTTTCGCTAGAGCTAATCGAGCTTTTTGACCACCGCTAAGAGAAGATACCGGTTTTAGTACATCATCTCCTGTGAATAAAAAGTTGCCTAGTATCGTGCGAATTTCCTTTTCAGGTTGCAATGGATATTCATCCCACAGTTCGTTTAAAACTCGCTTAGAAGATGTTAAGTTAGCTTGTTCTTGGTCATAATACCCAACAGACACATTTGATCCAAAGGAAACTTTCCCACTTAATGTTTGTAACTTATTCACAATTGATTTTAATAATGTGGATTTCCCGATTCCATTTGGTCCGACTAGGGCAACACTATCACCACGAGTTAATCGCATGTTTACATGCTCAATAATCGGTTCTTGATCATATCCAATTGAAACGTCCTGTACTTGCAAGACATCGTTTCCGCTTTGCTTTTCAATATCGAAGTGAAATGATGCCGATTTAGAATCACCTACGGGTCTAGTCAATAATTCCATTCGATCTAATTGTTTACGGCGACTTTGAGCGCGTTTCGTCGTAGATGCGCGGGCGATGTTCTTTTGGACAAAGTCTTCAAGCTTAGCGATTTCATCTTGTTGTTTTTCGAAACGTTTCATTTCTTGTTCGTATAATGCAGCTTTTAAATCTAAATATTTACTATAGTTACCAACATATCGTCTGCTCTCTTTATTAGAAATTTCATATACTTGTGTAACAAGTTTATCTAAGAAATAACGATCGTGAGAAACGATTAAAATAGCGCCAGGATAGCCTTGTAAATATTGCTCAAGCCATGTTAATGTTTCAATGTCTAAATGGTTTGTTGGCTCATCTAAAATAAGTAA
The DNA window shown above is from Bacillus clarus and carries:
- the tsaD gene encoding tRNA (adenosine(37)-N6)-threonylcarbamoyltransferase complex transferase subunit TsaD, whose protein sequence is MEKNTIILGIETSCDETAVAVVKNGTEIVANVVASQIESHKRFGGVVPEIASRHHVEQITVVLEEALKEANITFEDIDAIAVTEGPGLVGALLIGVNAAKAIAFAHDIPLVGVHHIAGHIYANRLVKELQFPLLSLVVSGGHTELVYMKKHGSFEVIGETRDDAAGEAYDKVARTLSMPYPGGPHIDRLAHEGQPTIDLPRAWLEPDSYDFSFSGLKSAVINTVHNAKQRGIEIPPEDLAASFQESVIDVLVTKASRAAEAYHVKQLLLAGGVAANKGLRARLETEFAKKENIELIIPPLSLCTDNAAMIAAAGTIAYEQGKRATLALNANPGLDLEA
- a CDS encoding ABC-F family ATP-binding cassette domain-containing protein; amino-acid sequence: MILLQVNGLSKLYGAETILANIKLEVQTKDRIALVGRNGAGKSTLLKIIAGELSHDGGEIIKPKDVSIGYLAQNTGLETSLTIWDEMLTVFTHLQQMETRLRRLEQEMGKEKNFSNATIYEKLLADYDQLQLDYKDQGGYQYEADIRSILSGLGFPVETHQTTISTLSGGQKTRLALGKLLLTKPDLLILDEPTNHLDIETLTWLEQYLQGYPGAILIVSHDRYFLDKLVTQVYEISNKESRRYVGNYSKYLDLKAALYEQEMKRFEKQQDEIAKLEDFVQKNIARASTTKRAQSRRKQLDRMELLTRPVGDSKSASFHFDIEKQSGNDVLQVQDVSIGYDQEPIIEHVNMRLTRGDSVALVGPNGIGKSTLLKSIVNKLQTLSGKVSFGSNVSVGYYDQEQANLTSSKRVLNELWDEYPLQPEKEIRTILGNFLFTGDDVLKPVSSLSGGQKARLALAKLMMQKSNLLILDEPTNHLDLNSKEILENALIDYPGTLLFVSHDRYFINRVTTTVVELSTDGAQEYLGDYDYYVEKKNEMIERAEFEQQENQAPVQKTVAQEKLNYLEEKERKKLERQRTRKIEELEQNIANLEDEIATLEDQLCLPEVYADYEKASEITTRKQMLQEQLESDMAEWEELHI